The Arachis ipaensis cultivar K30076 chromosome B07, Araip1.1, whole genome shotgun sequence genome includes a window with the following:
- the LOC107609213 gene encoding purple acid phosphatase 18 codes for MELLKLLRLVVAVLLSSTATPEAYVRPLPRKNLDLGGGFRWPWDSKTNSQPQQVHISLAGEKHMRVSWITDDKNSPSYVEYGKSPGIYDLVAEGDFTSYSYMLYSSGKIHHTVIGPLEYNTVYYYRCGGQGPEFKLKTPPAQFPITFAVAGDLGQTGWTESTLDHIDQCKHHVYLLPGDLSYADYMQHLWDSFGKLVEPLASSRPWMVTEGNHEEENIPLLKDGFVSYNSRWKMPFEESGSTSNLYYSFEVAGVHIVMLGSYADYDEWSEQYRWLKADLSKVDRKRTPWLVVLFHVPWYNSNKAHQGEGDAMKAAMESLLYAASVDLVIAGHVHAYERSKRVYDGRPDPCGAVHITIGDGGNREGLAHRYINPQPNWSEFREASFGHGELTMVNSTHAYWSWHRNDDDESVKADDFWITSLVSSRCVDDKSHELRSMLMTP; via the exons ATGGAACTCCTCAAACTCCTAAGGTTGGTGGTTGCTGTGTTACTCTCTTCAACTGCCACACCAGAAGCATATGTTAGGCCTCTTCCTCGGAAAAACTTGGACTTAGGAGGAGGCTTCAGATGGCCATGGGATTCAAAAACCAATTCTCAACCCCAACAG GTGCACATTTCTTTAGCAGGAGAGAAGCACATGAGAGTTTCATGGATAACTGATGATAAAAACTCACCTTCTTATGTAGAATATGGAAAATCACCTGGCATATATGATTTAGTAGCCGAAGGAGATTTCACTTCTTATAGTTATATGCTATATAGCTCAGGAAAGATACACCATACTGTGATTGGTCCTTTGGAATACAACACTGTGTACTATTATCGATGTGGTGGACAAGGTCCAGAGTTCAAGCTTAAGACTCCTCCAGCTCAATTCCCAATTACattcgccgttgccggggatttgggGCAGACTGGCTGGACCGAATCGACATTAGATCATATAGATCAGTGTAAACACCATGTGTACCTGCTTCCGGGAGACCTTTCCTATGCCGATTATATGCAGCATCTATGGGACTCCTTTGGGAAGCTAGTGGAGCCACTTGCTAGTTCAAGGCCATGGATGGTAACTGAGGGGAACCATGAAGAGGAGAATATACCATTGTTGAAGGATGGTTTTGTGTCCTATAATTCCAGATGGAAGATGCCATTTGAAGAGAGTGGATCAACATCAAATCTCTACTATTCTTTTGAAGTTGCAGGTGTTCATATTGTTATGCTTGGCTCCTATGCAGATTATGATGAGTGGTCAGAACAATACAGATGGCTAAAG GCAGATCTATCAAAGGTGGATAGGAAAAGGACACCTTGGCTGGTTGTGTTGTTTCATGTACCATGGTATAATAGTAACAAGGCTcatcaaggtgaaggagatgctATGAAGGCAGCTATGGAGTCATTGCTTTATGCTGCTAGTGTTGATTTAGTTATTGCTGGGCATGTTCATGCTTATGAACGCTCG AAGCGCGTGTATGACGGAAGACCGGATCCTTGTGGTGCTGTGCATATAACTATTGGTGATGGAGGAAATAGAGAAGGCTTAGCTCATAG GTATATAAATCCACAACCAAATTGGTCGGAATTTCGCGAAGCTAGTTTCGGACACGGCGAGCTGACAATGGTTAACTCAACTCATGCTTACTGGAGTTGGCAcaggaatgatgatgatgagtcaGTAAAAGCTGATGATTTCTGGATAACCTCTTTGGTTAGCTCGAGATGTGTTGATGACAAGAGCCATGAACTCCGGAGTATGCTTATGACACCATAA
- the LOC107609212 gene encoding uncharacterized protein LOC107609212 isoform X1, with amino-acid sequence MIKNVRTIYVVIVDEQETEDEDEDDDDDDDDDDDDDDDDCAMLNGQVGEILVDSDSVPNCGVYGETRKLFAKKDFNLVDSAGKFGLQSYGALVNGEVEKSSNIPSFDTNCAGRPAITFNIGKYGKVSSLSHIWMSDSQSSWLSSFDYVLDHDEACEALSKGFLVKKFQSRKLDNRGIDLEEFEEFEIEVPPGSALLFPSDKAVTIGELDAIGFEVKNLIVLDGTWSKAKRVYSENPWLNILPHLKLEVNEMSLYSDVRHQPKAGYLSTIESIVHALKAFGEENHEDLDRLLDTFEAMVGDQRRCKDERLSKTLP; translated from the exons atCAAGAACGTAAGAACTATATATGTTGTGATTGTGGATGAACAGGAGACCgaagatgaggatgaggatga tgatgatgatgatgatgatgatgatgatgatgatgatgatgattgtgcAATGTTGAATGGTCAAGTTGGGGAAATTTTGGTTGATTCGGATTCTGTTCCAAATTGTGGTGTTTATGGAGAAACCCGGAAGTTGTTTGCTAAGAAAGATTTTAACTTGGTTGATAGTGCTGGAAAATTTGGGCTGCAAAGTTATGGTGCATTGGTGAATGGTGAAGTTGAGAAAAGTTCCAATATTCCAAGTTTTGATACTAATTGTGCTGGAAGGCCTGCTATTACTTTTAATATTGGCAAATATGGTAAAGTTAGTTCTCTATCTCATATTTGGATGTCAGATTCTCAATCCAGCTGGTTGTCAAGTTTTGACTATGTTTTGGATCATGATGAAGCTTGTGAAGCACTCTCAAAAGGGTTTTTGGTGAAGAAGTTTCAAAGCAGGAAATTGGATAATAGGGGCATTGATTTGGAAGAATTTGAGGAATTTGAGATTGAGGTTCCACCAGGATCAGCACTACTATTTCCTTCTGATAAGGCTGTTACTATTGGTGAGCTTGATGCTATTGGTTTTGAGGTGAAGAACTTGATTGTTCTGGATGGAACATGGTCCAAGGCAAAGAGAGTGTATAGTGAAAACCCTTGGTTGAATATCTTGCCTCATTTGAAGCTAGAAGTGAATGAGATGAGCTTGTATAGTGATGTAAGGCACCAACCTAAAGCTGGTTATTTGTCCACCATTGAGAGCATTGTGCATGCATTGAAGGCATTTGGGGAGGAGAATCATGAGGATTTGGATAGACTCTTGGACACTTTTGAGGCCATGGTTGGAGACCAAAGGCGTTGTAAAGATGAGAGATTGAGCAAAACTCTTCCCTAG
- the LOC107609212 gene encoding uncharacterized protein LOC107609212 isoform X2, which translates to MPFLGTRIQPKARFSFLFNPPPPPPPPSSSLHSRKLFQRTLIMSSTMTQSNKSKRPICPSCSKPDRTCLCSRIRVSGIENSVKVTILHHALESKHPLNSTRIAKLGLKNLTVATVSDVNFGARFVIRLIDPKYFKSGSSVRNVRSNGLLCRQFEEAGGIRKLFCEKDCNLVDSSGGKCGLENGVYFNLVDSAGKFGLQSYGALVNGEVEKSSNIPSFDTNCAGRPAITFNIGKYGKVSSLSHIWMSDSQSSWLSSFDYVLDHDEACEALSKGFLVKKFQSRKLDNRGIDLEEFEEFEIEVPPGSALLFPSDKAVTIGELDAIGFEVKNLIVLDGTWSKAKRVYSENPWLNILPHLKLEVNEMSLYSDVRHQPKAGYLSTIESIVHALKAFGEENHEDLDRLLDTFEAMVGDQRRCKDERLSKTLP; encoded by the exons ATGCCTTTTCTAGGAACCCGGATCCAACCCAAAGCCCGGTTCAGCTTCCTCTTCAAcccccctcctcctcctcctcctccttcttcttctttgcacTCACGCAAGCTCTTTCAGCGAACACTTATCATGTCTTCGACTATGACGCAGTCCAACAAATCAAAAAGACCAATTTGCCCCTCTTGCTCCAAACCCGATCGAACCTGCCTTTGCTCTCGGATCCGGGTCTCTGGAATCGAGAATTCCGTGAAAGTAACCATCTTGCACCACGCATTGGAGAGCAAGCACCCCCTTAATTCCACTAGAATCGCCAAGCTGGGACTCAAGAACCTCACTGTTGCAACTGTTTCAGACGTTAATTTCGGTGCCCGGTTTGTGATTCGGTTAATTGACCCGAAGTATTTCAAATCGGGTTCTTCGGTTCGCAATGTGAGAAGTAATGGGTTGCTTTGTCGTCAGTTTGAAGAAGCTGGAGGGATCCGGAAGCTGTTTTGTGAGAAAGATTGTAACTTGGTTGATTCTAGTGGTGGAAAGTGTGGTTTGGAAAATGGTgttt ATTTTAACTTGGTTGATAGTGCTGGAAAATTTGGGCTGCAAAGTTATGGTGCATTGGTGAATGGTGAAGTTGAGAAAAGTTCCAATATTCCAAGTTTTGATACTAATTGTGCTGGAAGGCCTGCTATTACTTTTAATATTGGCAAATATGGTAAAGTTAGTTCTCTATCTCATATTTGGATGTCAGATTCTCAATCCAGCTGGTTGTCAAGTTTTGACTATGTTTTGGATCATGATGAAGCTTGTGAAGCACTCTCAAAAGGGTTTTTGGTGAAGAAGTTTCAAAGCAGGAAATTGGATAATAGGGGCATTGATTTGGAAGAATTTGAGGAATTTGAGATTGAGGTTCCACCAGGATCAGCACTACTATTTCCTTCTGATAAGGCTGTTACTATTGGTGAGCTTGATGCTATTGGTTTTGAGGTGAAGAACTTGATTGTTCTGGATGGAACATGGTCCAAGGCAAAGAGAGTGTATAGTGAAAACCCTTGGTTGAATATCTTGCCTCATTTGAAGCTAGAAGTGAATGAGATGAGCTTGTATAGTGATGTAAGGCACCAACCTAAAGCTGGTTATTTGTCCACCATTGAGAGCATTGTGCATGCATTGAAGGCATTTGGGGAGGAGAATCATGAGGATTTGGATAGACTCTTGGACACTTTTGAGGCCATGGTTGGAGACCAAAGGCGTTGTAAAGATGAGAGATTGAGCAAAACTCTTCCCTAG
- the LOC107610032 gene encoding probable signal peptidase complex subunit 1, producing MINDDGELESDQRMDWQGQKLAEQLMQILLLSFAVVAFTTGYFMASFQMMILTYFGGVVLTTLVTVPNWPFYNRHPLEWLDPSEVEKHPKPQPSANSTSKKKPVKK from the exons ATGATTAATGATGATGGAGAGTTGGAAAGTGACCAAAGG ATGGATTGGCAAGGACAAAAGCTAGCAGAGCAGCTGATGCAGATATTGCTGCTTTCCTTTGCTGTGGTTGCATTCACAACTGGATATTTTATGGCTTCTTTCCAAATGATGATCCTCACATATTTTGGTGGTGTTGTTCTAACTACATTGGTGACCGTCCCTAATTGGCCGTTCTACAATCGCCATCCTCTCGAGTGGTTGGACCCAAGCGAAGTAGAGAAGCATCCGAAGCCGCAACCGTCTGCAAACTCAACTTCAAAGAAGAAACCTGTTAAGAAGTAA
- the LOC107610031 gene encoding uncharacterized protein LOC107610031: MANSKDYISFVLLCVFLLSSHALEHELSKEERISTLRAMKVHGLEGSTSDSIIHNGFGYYYYPNQWGSIPHPPPGSKYSPTRPPPRRGGAPPLPPPSNYYPRMMGFLLPFHTPLLPMHTPLMSFSGDSFGLEPLNLEDIEPEESYEGRSVMRHRKLTRPSEINKWRYFHAFPLKTSSTMHAYIDGGKMGHGDTANKETMN; encoded by the exons ATGGCTAACTCTAAGGACTATATTTCGTTtgttcttctttgtgttttcctcttATCTTCACATGCCTTGGAACATGAATTATCCAAGG AGGAAAGAATTTCAACACTACGTGCTATGAAGGTTCATGGGTTAGAAGGTTCAACAAGTGACTCAATTATTCACAATGGTTttggttattattattatccaaATCAATGGGGTAGTATTCCTCATCCCCCTCCTGGTTCGAAGTATAGTCCGACAAGGCCACCACCTCGTCGCGGCGGcgctcctcctcttcctcctccttcaaATTACTATCCTCGCATGATGGGCttcctccttccttttcacactcCATTGCTTCCTATGCACACTCCATTGATGTCTTTCTCTGGTGATTCATTTGGTTTGGAACCCTTAAACTTAGAAGATATAG AGCCAGAAGAAAGCTATGAGGGTAGAAGTGTTATGAGGCATCGGAAACTGACGAGGCCTTCAGAAATTAATAAGTGGAGATATTTTCATGCTTTTCCACTCAAAACTTCAAGCACCATGCATGCATATATAGATGGTGGTAAAATGGGTCATGGAGACACTGCTAATAAGGAGACAATGAACTAA